The DNA sequence GTCGGGTCCGGCAGCGGACGCGAAATGTTCATCAACGATGCGATCCAGTTCGCCGGGTCCGACGCCGCGATGGAGGCCGACGAGCTCGACGCAGCGAGCGAGCGGTGCCTCGGCGGTGAGGTCATCGAGCTTCCCCTGTACATCTCCCCGATCGCCGTCACCTACAACCTCCCGGACCTCGACGTCGAGCACCTCAACCTCTCGCCGGAGACGCTGGGCCGGATCTTCGACGGCGACATCAGCACCTGGGACGACCCGGCGATCGCGGAGACCAACCCCGGTGTCGACCTGCCGGACACCGCCGTGGTGCCGGTCAACCGCTCGGACGACTCGGGGACGACGGAGAACTTCACCGAGTACCTCGCCGAGGCCGCCGGCGACGCCTGGCCGCACGAGGCGAGCGAGACCTGGCCGATCTCGGGCTCCCAGTCCGGCACCGGGACCTCCGGCGTCATCACGACCGTCCAGGCGGCCGAGGGCACGATCGGGTACGTCGACGCCGCCCAGGTCACCGAGGACCTCGGTACCGTCGCCGTCCAGGTCGGCGACGAGTTCGTGCCCTTCTCGCCCGAGGCGGCCGCCGCGGTCGTGGACGTCTCGCCCCCGGGGGACGGGGCGAGCGACCTGCGTCTGACCATCGACCTCGCGCGCGACACGGAGGAGTCGGGGGCCTACCCGATCGTGCTCGTCTCCTACACGATCGTGTGCTCGAGGTACGCGGAGGAGCGGGACGTCGAGAACGTCAAGGCGCTCCTGACCTACATCGCCAGCGAGGAGGGCCAGGAACGCGCCGGGGACCCGAGCGTCGCCGGCTCCGCGCCGATCTCCGACCAGCTGCGCGAGCGGGTCATGGCGGCGATCGACCAGATCACGGTCGCACCCTGACCGACCTACCGCACCCGACCACGGGCCGGCCGGACGGTCGGACCGTCGTCGGCGTCGACCCGGGACCCTGCTGCCGTATTCTCCCAACGGGCCGCGCCGGGGGACACCGGTACGAGGATCCGGCGGCTCGTCGAGGGGAGGGGCTGTGAGGGACGGAACAGGCCGCGTTCACCGTCCGTTCACCGTGCACCCGCCGTCCGGACACCCGGGGTACCTAGGCTTGTGTTCGCCGTGTGCTGGCGAGTCCGTGCGCCCGCCGGTGGTCCTCCGACCGCTGCGTCGGGCCCTACCTACACCGGAGGAACAGTGGCCGCTGCCATGACCCCCACACCCGTGCGACCCTCACGGCTGAGCAGCGCCCCCGGCCGCGTCGGGAACAAGGTCTTCGCCGGCGTCAGCACCGGCTCGGGCCTGGTCATCCTCGTCATCCTCGCGGCAGTCGCCGGGTTCCTCCTCGTGAGGTCCTGGCCGGCCATCACCGCCGCGCAGGCCGACTACGACGCCATCGGCTTCATGCGGGGGGAGAGCCTCGCGAGCTACATCGCCCCGCTGATCTTCGGCACGCTGCTCTCGTCCGTCATCGCGCTGCTGTTCGCCGTGCCGCTGAGCATCGCGATCGGTCTGTTCATCTCGCACTACGCGCCGCGACGGATGGCGCAGGGGCTCGGCTACCTCGTCGACCTCCTCGCCGCGATCCCCTCGGTGGTCTACGGCATGTGGGGCATGACCTGGCTCGTGCCCCAGCTCAACCCGCTCTTCGCGTGGACCGGCTCGGCGCTCGGCTTCATCCCCCTCTTCCAGGGCTTCCAGGCCCCGGCGAAGAACATCATGTCCGCCGGGATCGTCCTTGCGGTGATGATCCTGCCCATCATCACGGCGACGATCCGGGAGGTCTTCCTGCAGACTCCCCGGCTGCACGAGGAGGCCTCCCTCGCCCTCGGGGCGACCCGGTGGGAGATGATCCGTCAGGCGGTCTTCCCGTTCGGCCGCTCCGGGATGATCAGCGCGTCCATGCTCGGGCTCGGTCGCGCGCTCGGCGAGACGATGGCCGTGCTGATGATTCTCTCGCCCGGCTTCCTCATCAACTTCTACCTCCTCCAGCCCGGCCAGCACCAGACGATCGCGGCCAACATCGCCAACCAGTTCCCGGAGGCCTCCGGGCTCGGGGCCGACGTCCTCATCGCGACCGGCCTCGCCCTGTTCACGATCACCTTCGCGGTGAACCTCCTCGCCCGATGGGTCATCGCCCGCCGCGCCGAGTTCTCGGGAGCCAACTGATGCCCACCACCACCTCCTCGATCGTGCGCAAGCAGGGCGCCCTCCCGGCGTGGACGCCGTGGGCCGTGCTGGCCGGTTCGCTCGCGCTGGCTCTCCTCCTCTTCGCCGTCGTGTCCTCACCCACCGTCGCGCCGGTCGTCCTCGTGGGCGGGATCGTCTTCCTCGTGGCGAACTGGGCGGTCTCCCGCGCCGTCGAGGGTGAGCGGGTGGCGAAGGACCGGCTGGCCACCTCGCTGGTGACAGCGGCCTTCGTCATCGCGATGATCCCGCTGGTCTCGCTCGTGTGGATCGTGCTCAGCAAGGGCCTGACCCTGTTCAGCTGGGACTTCCTCACGACCGACATGACCGGCATCTTCGGTGACATGACCGAGGGCGGTGCCCTCCACGCCATCATCGGGACGCTGTGGGTGACCGGCATCGCGTCGCTCATCTCGATCCCGCTGGGGATCTTCACGGCGATCTACCTCGTCGAGTACGGCCGCGGCCGCCTGGCCCGCGCCATCACCGTCCTCGTCGACGTCATGACGGGCATCCCGTCGATCGTCGCCGGCCTCTTCGCCTTCGCCCTGTTCACGATCGTCGTCGGCCCGCAGTACCGCTCGGCGTTCATGGGTGCCGTGTCGCTCGCCGTGCTCATGACCCCGGTGGTGGTCCGCTCGGTCGAGGAGATGCTGCGGCTCGTGCCGAACGAGCTGCGCGAGGCCTCGTACGCGCTCGGCGTGCCCAAGTGGCTGACCATCGTCAAGGTCGTGCTCCGTACCGCCGTCGCCGGCATCACCACCGGCGTGATGATCGCCATCGCCCGGGTGATCGGCGAGACGGCCCCCCTGCTCATGACGGTCGGCATCGTGGCGACGATCAACAACGACCCGCTCGAGGGCCGCATCGCCACCCTGCCGGTCTTCGCCTACCGCCAGTACGCCCAGGGCGGCGTGGGGGCTGACCGCGCCTGGGCGGCGGCCCTGACCCTCGTGGCGATCGTCATGCTCCTCAACCTCGTGGCCCGCCTGGTGAGCCGGTACTTCTCACCCCGAGGGCTCGCCCGATGACACCCGTCGTGACCACCACGTCTCGAGCCGGACAGCCGGCCGCCCGCTCTGCCAGCTCCGGAAGGACCGCCCATGTCTAAGCGAATCGACGTCAAGGACCTCAACGTCTACTACGGGGACTTCCTCGCGGTCGAAGGCGTGACCATGACCATCGAGCCCCGCTCGATCACCGCCCTCATCGGACCGTCCGGCTGCGGGAAGTCGACGTTCCTGCGCACCCTCAACCGCATGCACGAGGTCATCCCGGGCGCGCGCGTGGAGGGCGAGGCGATCATGGACGGGCAGAACCTCTACGCCGACGACGTCGACCCGGTGCAGGTCCGGCGCCAGGTGGGCATGGTCTTCCAGCGCCCGAACCCGTTCCCCACGATGTCGATCGCGGAGAACGTGCTCGCCGGTGTACGGCTGAACAACCGCCGCATCAAGAAGTCCGAGGCCGAGGATCTCGTCGAGGACTCGCTGCGCGGCGCGAACCTCTGGAACGAGGTCAAGGACCGGCTCGCCCGGCCGGGCTCGTCGCTCTCCGGCGGCCAGCAGCAGCGCCTGTGCATCGCCCGGGCGATCGCCGTTCGCCCGGAGGTCCTGCTCATGGACGAGCCCGCGTCGGCGCTCGACCCGATCTCCACCCTCGCCATCGAGGACCTCATGGCGGAGCTGAAGGACGACTACACGATCGTCATCGTCACCCACAACATGCAGCAGGCGGCGCGGGTGTCGGACAAGACCGGCTTCTTCAACATCGCCGGCACCGGCAAGCCCGGCCACCTCATCGAGTACGACGCCACGGACAAGATGTTCTCCTCGCCCACTATGAAGGAGACCGAGGACTACATCTCGGGCCGCTTCGGGTGATGCCCGTCCGGGCGGCGGCCCTCAGCGCGCGGCACCCTCGAGGGACTCGCTGACGCTCTCCTCGAGCAGGAGCACGCACAGCGACTCGCGGTCCCCGGCACGCTCCCACCCATCCTCGGTGGGGCTGAGCACCGAGAAGGACAGCTCGGACTCGGCGTACGGGACGCCGACGAAGCCTTCGAACTCGGCGGTGCACCGCTCCTCGGCCTCAACCCGGAGCTCCTCCGCCCCGGGGAAGTCGCCCTCGTGCGTGATCGCCGCGAACACCTCGGCGTCGTGCGGCTCCGAGCACTCCAGGGGCGTCACGGTGGTGACCTCGGGGCCGGCGAGCTCGGCCCGGTCCAGGCAGTCACCGACCTCCAGCGCGAGGACGCCGTCGTCGGTGCAGGCGGCCAGGGAGCCCAGGAGGGCCAGGCCCGCCGCCGTCGCGGCGACGCGATGGGCGGTGGCAGCCATGGGCACTCCTTCGGGACGTGCGGCCAGGCTAGCGCCGCCCCGGCGCCGCAGCACGGCGACGGCGCCCGGGCCGTGCCGGCACCGGTCGTGGGCGCTCAGGGTGTGAGCGCCGCCCCGAGCAGGTAGAACACCGCCGCGAAGAGGGCCGCGCCGGGCAGGGTGAGGACCCACGCCAGGAGGATGCGCGCCACGACGCCCCACCGGATCGCGGCGAGCCCGCGGGTCGCCCCGGCGCCGACGATGGCCGCGGTGATCGCGTGCGTCGTGGAGATCGGCGCCCGGAGGAGGACGGCGGTGGCGTAGGAGATGCCCGCCGCGACCGACTCGGCCACGAAGCCGCGGGGCGGGTCGAGGTCGATGACGCGCCGGCCCAGGGTGCGCACGATCCGCCACCCGCCGAAGGAGGTCCCGGCGGCGATCGCGACCGCCGAGGCGACCTTGACCCACACCGGGACCGCGGTGCCGTCCGCCAGCCCGCCGGCGACGAGCGCCAGGACGATGACGCCCATCGTCTTCTGCGCGTCCTGGAGGCCGTGGGCCAGGGCCATCGCCGACGCCGAGACGGTCTGTGCGGCGCGGAAGCCTCGGCTGGTCGAGCGGTACGGCCGGTCCCGGAAGACTGCGACCGTGAGCGCCATGAGGAGGTAGGCGAGGACGAAGCCCACGAGCGGGACGAGGAGCATCGGCAGCAGGACGGCGCCGACGACGACGTCACGGTGGACCTCGGTGGCCGAGGCCAGCCCGGCGCCGAGGAGCCCGCCGATGAGGGCGTGCGAGGAGGAGGACGGCAGGCCGAGCCACCAGGTGCTGAGGTTGAGGGCGATCGCCCCGGCGAGGGCGGCGAGCACGACCGTCAGTCCCGCCACGCCGGGCGGCGGGGTGACGATGCCCGAGCCGATCGTCAGGGCGACGCCGGTGCTGAGCAGCGCCCCGACGAGGTTCATGAACGCCGCCATCGACACCGCGAGGCGAGGGGTGAGCGCCCGTGTCGTCACCGAGGTGGCGATCGCGTTCGCGGCGTCGTGGAAACCGTTCGTGAACGCGAAGACCAGGGCCACCGCCACCACGACCCCGACGAGCAGCGGCTCCACCGCTAGGACTCCTTGAGCGTGAGCAGGGCGACCGCGCGGGCGAGCCGCTCGAAGGCGTCGGCCGCCGCCTCTAGGGCACCCGCGACCGCGGTGACCCGCTGCGCCCGCAGCGCGTCGCCGCCGTCGTCGCCGAGGACCTCGCGGAGGATGTCGTGGTAGACGTGCTGCGCCTGGTTCTCCAGGCGGTTGACCTCCACGCAGTACTCCTCCAGGCCGTCGCGCGAGCGCAGGTGCGGCACGGCGGCGGCGGTGAGCTCGGCGCAGCGCTGCAGCACCGCGACCTGCTGGCTCACGCCGTGGGGCAGCTCGCCCACCCGGGTGGCGACGACGACCCGGGCGGCCTCGTCCATGGCGTCGAGGCAGTCGTCCAGCGCCTCGACCAGACGGTGGACGTCCTCGCGCTCGTAGGGGGTGATGAAGACCCCGCCGAGGTGCGCCAGGACGGCGTGCGTCGCCTCGTCACCGGCGTGCTCGACGTCGTGGAGTCGCGCCGCGAGCTCGACCCGGCGCACCCGGTCCGATCCGAGGAGACGTGCGAGCAGCCCCGCCCCGGTGACGAGGTGCGCGGCGGAGGCGGTGAGCAGGGTGAAGAGCTCCGCGTCGCGAGGGAACGGCCTGAAGCGCAACTGATGTCTCCCCACGGGGCGTGTCCGGCAGTGTCTGCAGACAGGCTAGATGAGATCCGCGGGCGCACCGTTCCGCGTGCGACAGGCCACACCGAGGGCGGCGGCCGGGGGAGTGTGTGTGACGCCGGGCCGGAGAGCGCCAGTCGGCGCGAAGGCCGCTCTTGGCGGCTTTAGTTGGAGCCCGGGGCTTTCGCGACCCGGCGTCGCGACCACTGTACGACACCTCGTCCGCACGTGCCCAGGGAGCCGGGTCCGCGCTGGTCGGGCGGCGTGGCGGCGCTGCTCGGAGCGTGCCGG is a window from the Georgenia muralis genome containing:
- the pstS gene encoding phosphate ABC transporter substrate-binding protein PstS, which gives rise to MLLLTACGGAEEGGSGLSGPLPGAGASSQEVAMIGWLAWMSENHPDVLVSYDPVGSGSGREMFINDAIQFAGSDAAMEADELDAASERCLGGEVIELPLYISPIAVTYNLPDLDVEHLNLSPETLGRIFDGDISTWDDPAIAETNPGVDLPDTAVVPVNRSDDSGTTENFTEYLAEAAGDAWPHEASETWPISGSQSGTGTSGVITTVQAAEGTIGYVDAAQVTEDLGTVAVQVGDEFVPFSPEAAAAVVDVSPPGDGASDLRLTIDLARDTEESGAYPIVLVSYTIVCSRYAEERDVENVKALLTYIASEEGQERAGDPSVAGSAPISDQLRERVMAAIDQITVAP
- the pstC gene encoding phosphate ABC transporter permease subunit PstC, with amino-acid sequence MTPTPVRPSRLSSAPGRVGNKVFAGVSTGSGLVILVILAAVAGFLLVRSWPAITAAQADYDAIGFMRGESLASYIAPLIFGTLLSSVIALLFAVPLSIAIGLFISHYAPRRMAQGLGYLVDLLAAIPSVVYGMWGMTWLVPQLNPLFAWTGSALGFIPLFQGFQAPAKNIMSAGIVLAVMILPIITATIREVFLQTPRLHEEASLALGATRWEMIRQAVFPFGRSGMISASMLGLGRALGETMAVLMILSPGFLINFYLLQPGQHQTIAANIANQFPEASGLGADVLIATGLALFTITFAVNLLARWVIARRAEFSGAN
- the pstA gene encoding phosphate ABC transporter permease PstA; the protein is MPTTTSSIVRKQGALPAWTPWAVLAGSLALALLLFAVVSSPTVAPVVLVGGIVFLVANWAVSRAVEGERVAKDRLATSLVTAAFVIAMIPLVSLVWIVLSKGLTLFSWDFLTTDMTGIFGDMTEGGALHAIIGTLWVTGIASLISIPLGIFTAIYLVEYGRGRLARAITVLVDVMTGIPSIVAGLFAFALFTIVVGPQYRSAFMGAVSLAVLMTPVVVRSVEEMLRLVPNELREASYALGVPKWLTIVKVVLRTAVAGITTGVMIAIARVIGETAPLLMTVGIVATINNDPLEGRIATLPVFAYRQYAQGGVGADRAWAAALTLVAIVMLLNLVARLVSRYFSPRGLAR
- the pstB gene encoding phosphate ABC transporter ATP-binding protein PstB, yielding MSKRIDVKDLNVYYGDFLAVEGVTMTIEPRSITALIGPSGCGKSTFLRTLNRMHEVIPGARVEGEAIMDGQNLYADDVDPVQVRRQVGMVFQRPNPFPTMSIAENVLAGVRLNNRRIKKSEAEDLVEDSLRGANLWNEVKDRLARPGSSLSGGQQQRLCIARAIAVRPEVLLMDEPASALDPISTLAIEDLMAELKDDYTIVIVTHNMQQAARVSDKTGFFNIAGTGKPGHLIEYDATDKMFSSPTMKETEDYISGRFG
- a CDS encoding septum formation family protein produces the protein MAATAHRVAATAAGLALLGSLAACTDDGVLALEVGDCLDRAELAGPEVTTVTPLECSEPHDAEVFAAITHEGDFPGAEELRVEAEERCTAEFEGFVGVPYAESELSFSVLSPTEDGWERAGDRESLCVLLLEESVSESLEGAAR
- a CDS encoding inorganic phosphate transporter — translated: MEPLLVGVVVAVALVFAFTNGFHDAANAIATSVTTRALTPRLAVSMAAFMNLVGALLSTGVALTIGSGIVTPPPGVAGLTVVLAALAGAIALNLSTWWLGLPSSSSHALIGGLLGAGLASATEVHRDVVVGAVLLPMLLVPLVGFVLAYLLMALTVAVFRDRPYRSTSRGFRAAQTVSASAMALAHGLQDAQKTMGVIVLALVAGGLADGTAVPVWVKVASAVAIAAGTSFGGWRIVRTLGRRVIDLDPPRGFVAESVAAGISYATAVLLRAPISTTHAITAAIVGAGATRGLAAIRWGVVARILLAWVLTLPGAALFAAVFYLLGAALTP
- a CDS encoding DUF47 domain-containing protein, with translation MRFRPFPRDAELFTLLTASAAHLVTGAGLLARLLGSDRVRRVELAARLHDVEHAGDEATHAVLAHLGGVFITPYEREDVHRLVEALDDCLDAMDEAARVVVATRVGELPHGVSQQVAVLQRCAELTAAAVPHLRSRDGLEEYCVEVNRLENQAQHVYHDILREVLGDDGGDALRAQRVTAVAGALEAAADAFERLARAVALLTLKES